In Phenylobacterium zucineum HLK1, one DNA window encodes the following:
- a CDS encoding carboxylesterase/lipase family protein: MRARVGTLRGLGLALGLALGLALALGAGPALARSAPVVEAPAGAVRGEALGEVAAFRGIPYAAPPVGQRRWRPPAPLAPWAGVREAKDFGPACLQPRMPPGFIYASELPQLSEDCLTLNVWAPKDAARTPSGAPVMVWIHGGSLTTGSSREAMYDGAALARRGIVVVSINYRLGVLGWLAHPALTAESPDKVSGNYGLLDQIAALTWVKRNIAAFGGDPANVTVAGESAGGLSVLYLMASPLARGLFHKAILQSAYMVSTPELGENRFGHEGAEAAGARLAERLGAGGLADLRAMDAAALVDKAPKAGFAPFGAIDGKVLPRQIVEVFDRGEQAPVPVLAGFNEGEIRSLRRLAPPKPASAAAYEAAIRERYGDLADDFLRLYPSSDLGESVIATTRDALYGWTAERLARKQTELGQPAFLYLFDHGYPAADALDLHAFHASEIPYVFGTRDRTPAGWPKPPLSSLETRLGQAIQGYWAAFVKTGRPAAADQPAWPPYGESRAYMAFEDAPRPKTGLMPGMYELHEDVVGRRRAQGDTPWNWNVGVVSPVLPPKSTERR, translated from the coding sequence GTGAGGGCCCGGGTCGGCACGCTGCGGGGTCTGGGCCTGGCTCTGGGCCTGGCTCTGGGCCTCGCCCTGGCGCTGGGCGCCGGGCCGGCCCTGGCGCGGTCGGCGCCGGTGGTCGAGGCGCCCGCCGGCGCGGTGCGGGGCGAGGCCTTGGGCGAGGTGGCCGCCTTCCGGGGCATCCCCTACGCCGCCCCGCCGGTCGGCCAGAGGCGCTGGCGCCCGCCCGCGCCGCTCGCCCCCTGGGCGGGGGTGCGCGAGGCCAAGGACTTCGGACCCGCCTGCCTGCAGCCGCGCATGCCGCCGGGCTTCATCTATGCGAGCGAGCTGCCGCAGCTCAGCGAGGACTGCCTGACGCTGAACGTCTGGGCGCCGAAGGACGCGGCCAGGACGCCCAGCGGCGCGCCGGTCATGGTCTGGATCCACGGCGGTTCGCTGACGACCGGCTCCAGCCGCGAGGCGATGTACGACGGCGCGGCGCTGGCGCGGCGCGGGATCGTGGTGGTCTCGATCAACTACCGGCTGGGCGTGCTGGGCTGGCTGGCCCATCCCGCGCTGACCGCCGAGAGCCCGGACAAGGTCTCGGGCAACTACGGGCTGCTGGACCAGATCGCAGCCCTGACCTGGGTGAAGCGCAACATCGCCGCGTTCGGCGGCGACCCCGCGAACGTCACCGTCGCCGGCGAGTCCGCCGGTGGGTTGAGCGTCCTGTACCTGATGGCCTCGCCGCTGGCGCGCGGCCTGTTCCACAAGGCGATCTTGCAGAGCGCCTACATGGTTTCGACGCCCGAACTGGGGGAGAACAGGTTCGGGCACGAGGGGGCGGAGGCCGCCGGCGCCCGGCTTGCCGAGAGGCTCGGCGCCGGCGGCCTCGCGGACCTGCGGGCCATGGACGCCGCGGCGCTGGTGGACAAGGCGCCCAAGGCAGGCTTCGCCCCGTTCGGCGCCATCGACGGCAAGGTGCTGCCGCGCCAGATCGTGGAGGTGTTCGACCGCGGCGAGCAGGCGCCCGTTCCGGTGCTGGCCGGGTTCAACGAGGGCGAGATCCGCTCGCTGCGCCGGCTGGCGCCGCCGAAGCCCGCGAGCGCGGCGGCCTACGAGGCGGCGATCCGCGAGCGCTACGGCGACCTCGCCGACGACTTCCTTAGGCTCTATCCGTCGAGCGACCTGGGTGAGAGCGTGATCGCCACGACCCGGGACGCGCTCTACGGCTGGACGGCCGAACGGCTGGCGCGCAAGCAGACCGAGCTGGGCCAGCCGGCCTTCCTCTACCTGTTCGACCACGGCTATCCGGCGGCCGATGCGCTGGACCTGCACGCCTTCCACGCCAGCGAGATCCCCTATGTGTTCGGCACGCGCGACCGCACGCCGGCGGGCTGGCCGAAGCCGCCGCTCTCCAGCCTGGAGACCCGGCTGGGCCAGGCGATCCAGGGCTACTGGGCCGCGTTCGTGAAGACGGGCCGGCCGGCCGCGGCGGACCAGCCGGCGTGGCCGCCCTATGGCGAGAGCCGCGCCTACATGGCCTTCGAGGACGCCCCGCGCCCCAAGACCGGCCTGATGCCCGGCATGTACGAGCTGCACGAGGACGTCGTCGGCCGCCGCCGGGCGCAAGGCGACACCCCCTGGAACTGGAACGTCGGCGTGGTTTCGCCGGTCCTGCCGCCCAAGAGTACGGAGCGCCGATGA
- a CDS encoding AMP-binding protein, which produces MIDGAMQPFALTLDKFLEHAAKWRPTSEVVTAREGGKVDRIGYADLKARSQKVSAVLAGLGVGLGCRVATLAWNTQAHVEAWYGVMGMGAVCHTLNPRLTPNDLAAMVERSAARILIASADLLPLAREIAERVSAPPRLLVIDGEGEGDAAALEPMIAGAAEGLAWGGFDETAPCGLCFTSGTTGAPKGVTYTHRASYLHTLRSLQVDTMALAGGDAVLTVVPMFHANAWGLPFAAPAVGAKLVLPGRNADGASLARLIRAEDVTVAVGVPTVWLGLLEHLEAEGGEVPSLKRILVGGAPMPPALMARLEARLGVVVQTSWGMTELSPSGTVMSAADPGRTAAQAGRPAVGVDLMVADSEGRPLPEQRNVEGHLHVRGAAVIERYFGETKPAVDAEGWFATGDLARIDEAGNLYITGRAKDLIKSGGEWINPAEIEAVVSALPEVSLAAVIGRQDPKWGERPILLVELREPKASDAALLEPLKGKVASWWIPDEVVRLKSMPLAATGKIDKLKLRAEYGAGAAEAAT; this is translated from the coding sequence ATGATCGACGGAGCCATGCAGCCTTTCGCGCTGACGCTCGACAAGTTCCTGGAGCACGCCGCCAAGTGGCGTCCGACTTCGGAAGTGGTCACGGCCCGGGAAGGCGGAAAGGTCGACCGGATCGGCTATGCGGACCTGAAGGCGCGCAGCCAGAAGGTCTCGGCCGTGCTGGCCGGGCTGGGCGTCGGCCTCGGCTGCCGGGTGGCCACGCTCGCCTGGAACACCCAGGCCCACGTGGAGGCCTGGTACGGGGTCATGGGCATGGGGGCGGTCTGCCACACGCTGAACCCGCGCCTGACGCCCAACGACCTGGCGGCCATGGTGGAGCGCTCGGCCGCGCGGATCCTGATCGCCAGCGCCGACCTGCTGCCGCTGGCCCGCGAGATCGCCGAGCGCGTCTCGGCCCCGCCACGGCTGCTGGTCATCGACGGGGAGGGCGAGGGCGACGCGGCCGCCCTGGAGCCGATGATCGCCGGTGCGGCCGAGGGGCTGGCCTGGGGCGGCTTCGACGAGACCGCGCCGTGCGGCCTGTGCTTCACCTCGGGGACGACGGGCGCCCCCAAGGGCGTGACCTACACCCACCGCGCCAGCTACCTGCACACCCTGCGCTCGCTGCAGGTGGACACCATGGCCCTGGCGGGGGGCGATGCGGTGCTGACCGTGGTGCCGATGTTCCACGCCAACGCCTGGGGCCTGCCGTTCGCCGCCCCGGCGGTGGGGGCCAAGCTGGTCCTGCCGGGCCGGAACGCCGACGGCGCCAGCCTCGCCCGGCTGATCCGGGCCGAGGACGTGACGGTGGCGGTGGGCGTGCCGACCGTCTGGCTGGGCCTTCTGGAGCACCTAGAGGCCGAGGGCGGCGAGGTCCCGAGCCTGAAGCGGATCCTGGTGGGCGGGGCGCCCATGCCCCCGGCCCTGATGGCCCGGCTGGAGGCGCGGCTGGGCGTGGTCGTCCAGACCAGCTGGGGGATGACCGAGCTGTCGCCGTCGGGGACGGTGATGTCGGCCGCCGACCCCGGGCGCACCGCCGCCCAGGCCGGCCGTCCGGCGGTGGGCGTGGACCTGATGGTCGCCGATTCCGAGGGCCGGCCGCTGCCCGAGCAGCGCAACGTCGAGGGCCACCTGCACGTGCGCGGCGCGGCGGTGATCGAGCGCTACTTCGGCGAGACGAAGCCGGCCGTGGACGCCGAGGGATGGTTCGCCACGGGCGACCTTGCGCGTATCGACGAGGCCGGCAACCTCTACATCACCGGCCGGGCCAAGGACCTCATCAAATCGGGCGGCGAGTGGATCAACCCCGCAGAGATCGAGGCGGTGGTCAGCGCGCTGCCCGAGGTGTCCCTGGCGGCGGTCATCGGGCGCCAGGATCCGAAGTGGGGCGAGCGGCCGATCCTGCTGGTCGAGCTGCGCGAGCCGAAGGCGAGCGACGCGGCCCTGCTGGAGCCGCTGAAGGGCAAGGTGGCGAGCTGGTGGATTCCCGACGAGGTTGTCCGCCTGAAGAGCATGCCGCTGGCCGCGACGGGCAAGATCGACAAGCTGAAGCTCAGGGCCGAGTACGGCGCGGGCGCCGCGGAGGCGGCGACTTGA